In Prochlorococcus marinus XMU1406, the genomic stretch GCTGCAAGCTTTGCTGCGAAGTTAGCGGATACTTTTGGCAGCGAAATTGGAAAAAGATTTGGTAAAGACACATATTTAATAACTTCACTTAAAAAGGTTGAGAGAGGAACTGAAGGAGGAGTAAGTTTAGAAGGAACATTAGCTAGTGTTTTGGGATCAATATTTATGGCTTTTGTAATGCTTCGTCTATCAATTATTTCTACTAAATATCATTTCATTGTTGTTACAGTTTCGGGATTTTTAGCCACACTTTCTGAGAGTATTATTGGTGCTAAATTTCAAAATAAATATAAATTAAGTAATGAATTGGTAAATGCTATTCAGACAAGTATTGCTTCTGTTTATGCTATCTTTGCTCTTTTTTTATATTCATATTTTTAAATTAAAAATATTTGGGAAGACCTAGGATTCCTTCCATTTTGTAAGAATCTCCCAGCTCTTCAGTCTTTGATAAAGCCAGAAATGACCTTTGGAATTTAGATGAATTCCATCATGTGTAATCCAATTTTTACTCCTTTTATCAGAGTACATTTCTCTAAAAGTAGGAAGAAATGGGACATTCTGATTGAGGCATACTTCCTCCATTCTCCTTTCATAAGAATTACAAAAATCATTTGAGTACCATAGACATCCTGCGAAGGGCATTTTTCTTTCTTCAACAGGTGTCAGACCAATAACAAAGACATTTGTTTGAGAGTTCATTTCATTAATTAGTCTCTCTAATCCATATTCAAATCCATCTATATCTAATTGATGTCTTCCGTTTTTCTGACCAATTGCTGCAGTGTCGTTAAGACCAACATTTAGCAGGATTGCTTTAGGTTTATTTCTTCTCGTTTCTCCTCTAGATGACCATTCTTTTTCCCATCTAGATGAAACTTTTTCTATCCCATCTCCCCTAACGCCAAGTTGATAAATAACTGGCCCATTGTGGTTATTGCACCAATCTTTTCTAAGCCTCTCACACCATCCACCACCTTCATTATCTCCCCATCCATAAACTGAGCTATCTCCAATTACAACTAGCTGTTTTGGTAAACTAATCACTATAACCGGAAAAAAAATAATTACTTGATTTAAAAATTATTCTTACAAATCAAGTTAAACTATTTTTGATTTTACCATTTATTAATTCGCCAACTATTGCGATGGAGCTATAAGCTATCAAAACTAAGGTAACTTCTTTCCATGCGAAGGAACTTAGTGATTCTTGCAATTGCCAACCTAGACCAACACTTCCAATGACCCCAACAATTGCAGTTTCTCTAATAATGATGTCAGATCTATAAGCGCAATATGCTAAGTAACTTTTTGCTTGTTGAGAAAATAAACCTAAAAGCCAACTGGTCTTTTTTGAGATTCCTAGAGATTTCATTGCAATGTAATTTCTCCTGTCTTGGCTATCTAGATTTTTAAAAAGTAATTTGCTTGTAATGCCAGAGTTGTGAAGACCTAATGTTAAAGCTGCTAAAGATAAAGAAGGATTATTAAAAGTTAATAGAGTTAGAAGTATTACAGGTGTAGGTATTAAACGTAATAAAAATGCAAAAATTTTTATAAAGATTTTAGAAGTATTGTTGTTAAAA encodes the following:
- a CDS encoding GDSL-type esterase/lipase family protein, producing the protein MISLPKQLVVIGDSSVYGWGDNEGGGWCERLRKDWCNNHNGPVIYQLGVRGDGIEKVSSRWEKEWSSRGETRRNKPKAILLNVGLNDTAAIGQKNGRHQLDIDGFEYGLERLINEMNSQTNVFVIGLTPVEERKMPFAGCLWYSNDFCNSYERRMEEVCLNQNVPFLPTFREMYSDKRSKNWITHDGIHLNSKGHFWLYQRLKSWEILTKWKES
- a CDS encoding TIGR00297 family protein — protein: MDLIRNQFFIGFCINFILIYIFCKIPLMTKGGWISAGILGTIMWGCLSWQGWMSVVIYLLLGSLVTKIGFKFKKEQGIAEKRGGRRGPENVWGSAATGLFFAIMIKFNAANVVMFKLGFAASFAAKLADTFGSEIGKRFGKDTYLITSLKKVERGTEGGVSLEGTLASVLGSIFMAFVMLRLSIISTKYHFIVVTVSGFLATLSESIIGAKFQNKYKLSNELVNAIQTSIASVYAIFALFLYSYF